The genomic DNA ACAGGCTGTCCTTGCGTATTTCTCCCTTGTGTAAATGGATCACTTGCTCATGCCCCCCATAGATAGCCCAGTGCGGGGGCTGGTCGTTGGCCACATGCACCAGTTCCAGCAAGTCTCCCGGCTTGCACATGGTCAGCAAAGTTTTGACGGAGTAGATGTGCAGATCTTCGTTTTCTCTTAGTTTGGAGAAGATACATTCCTGACAACAGAAGGCGGAGTATTCAATCTCGTTGAGGACCAGGTGGCCGTCCTGGCCGGGGCTTTGGTCTTTGTAATGCTCGGGCTGCGATCTGTCCTCCAACTCCTCCTCTTCATCCGAGAAGAAATACGCCACTCCGACCCTGAGCTCGTCCTTCTCAATCCCCGAGGGGTCCCCGGTGGGCAGTTCGCTGTAATTCAGGTGGGTGATCCGATCCAGTTGATTTCCCATCAATGACGGGGCAGGGTAGAGTCATGAAATACTGCTTTCTAAAAACAAGAAACGTGTCATAGTAAAGCATGTGAAATAAGGCACCTTCACTATAAGATGTCTTATCGTATGACACTGCTACATATTGGGATTTCCCCCTGTCCTTGGTCCTGTCACGGTCTGCGCGTAAAGTCCTGTTTTACGCTCAAAGCGCTGCATGCCATGACCCTATAAAAATGACCAAAGCATtggaaactggaaaaaaaaatggcacTGGTCGTCATGTAAGACAAACATGAATAATGTCCACCGTCCACTAGATACAGATCTAACACAATAGAGAAACAGAACACTGAACCTTGATCCCGAAGGCAAGCAAAATCGGTGTTTAACAgtgctttctgtttttaaatgaccaGTGTGCCGTCTCACTTCCCAGTAACTACTAGTCTAATGCACTGCGGGGAAGATATATTTTGTCTGTGCAAAAATAATAACTTGTTAATACTGTCTGGCGAAGTCTTTTAGAAATACCTGAGTGCTTTCCCAGGTGAACGCTTAGAGATGCCCCTGTGCCATCTGTGCCATCTGTGCCATCTGCGCTCCCGGTTCGTCTCCACTCCTCTGGCTCCGCTCTCCACTGTGCCCGACCTATAAGAGCAGCTCCACTTCACATTAAGTAGAGTAGAAATCTCCGCCCTGAGAGCTAAGCACCTGCCTTCCTCGGCCCTTATTGGTCCAGACATCTCAGTAAATCCTTTATACATTGTTAAAGGGCAACATCATTCAATGAACTGACAGtgagaaagattttttttttttttttttgtattttttatggcAAAGCTTAAGAGGAAATCAGTAAAATACAGGGACACGCGAGTGATTTATCAAAAATAGCAAAGGAATAGACAGAATATTTCAAAAGTGAAACGTGGTTGCCAAGAGTGTGCATACTTTTATTACACAAACAAACGTTTATAATACGATTCACCTAGAAAATGTTTATGCTTCTAAAATGATCGTGTTTGGATATGGTTGCTTTGTTTTATGAGTTTACTGaatttacagtgtattttttgCCAACCAGATTTATGATGAGAAACATTTTCCAGGAAGgttggattaaaatatttttgtgatttctgttttaaaatagcAAACAAACAGGTACATGCAACAGTACATGCCAACATAGAATGCagaagaataataaaataacaaaacattggGAATAAATAACTTGTATCTATAAACTAGCACTGGAAAGAGCACTTTACATTGTATTTCTTAATATTAGACAAATGGTCACATGAAAAGTGGAAGGTTTTTATAATATTACTAAGGATGGACTCAGACCTTCTGCCTTCACTTCTGAACAGTGTTCATTCTCTCCATCAGTCTGCCTATAAAAACATCTATGAGATTGACAACACAGCACAATACTGGAAACactttaaaactaaataaatacatgaagcCTAAAGCTTTTCAGACCTTTATAGTCACACTATGTATACGATTAGTCTTCACTTCTGAGCTTTTCTATGGCTTGTTTTTGGTATGACTAATTGCTTTTATccagtaaatgtttattttttaaataataaacggGACATTTGACAGCCATGTATACTCAATATAGGATATTGTCATTGCTCAGAAGCATATTCTTCAGTAAATAGATTATCCATCACAgatatttaatgtgctcaataGCAATTTAATGTGTCTTCTTTTTCTTGTGAGTAGCCTTGTTTTAACTTCtctaattaattatttgttgttttacttCTGGGTAAGAATTCAGTCCAACAAGCTTGCATGCTTGTTCTAAGAAGCAAAACTACATAATATTACATATAGAGAGCCTCCATATATATGCTGCCCATGGTGAAATGCAACTCTAAGTGTAGCTGTAAGATTTTTCAAGAAAAAACAGGTGTACAATCAGTTTGTTTtctgataaaaataaatgaattacaagaAAAAGACTATATCAATATTGCATGTGATGTTCAAATTTATGAAGAGCCTGTTAAtcagttgttgtttgttttaatccacAGGGACTTTTGATAACATGAAGGAAATGCATCCTGTAGCCTCAGGAGGGATATTCCTCCACACCTCCATGCAGAACCTCTCCAGCTTCTCCAGGGCACATGTATTTATAACTGTTTTTTGAAATTCAGTCTAGAGACAGTGATGGCCAAACAAAAACATAGATTTTTTGCTCTATTGACCATTTGGTCCTAGGCCTGGA from Amia ocellicauda isolate fAmiCal2 chromosome 1, fAmiCal2.hap1, whole genome shotgun sequence includes the following:
- the lratd1 gene encoding protein LRATD1; the protein is MGNQLDRITHLNYSELPTGDPSGIEKDELRVGVAYFFSDEEEELEDRSQPEHYKDQSPGQDGHLVLNEIEYSAFCCQECIFSKLRENEDLHIYSVKTLLTMCKPGDLLELVHVANDQPPHWAIYGGHEQVIHLHKGEIRKDSLCEISSGRVGRIVNNRYRYRPLPADLVMQNACGHLGLSSGEISWTNSESFAAWCRFGKREFKAGGEVHTAEQQYFLKIHLSENNVHTLMFHSLEDLIRERRKVDASGKLRMLKELSIVNGKE